The Pirellulales bacterium genome contains the following window.
CAATCGGGTGAATCGCGTTGGAAGTTCGTCAATCCAGCGGACAAAGTCGGCTACAATTCGGCCGCGGCAGTCCGCGATGGTCGCGTTTACCTTGGGGATATTGAGGGCAATTTTTATTGCCTCGACGCTACGCACGGCAAAAAGCTTTGGGCGTTTAAGGCCGAACTAGAGATCAATTCAGCACCCAATTTTTACCGAGGCAAGGTGCTGTTCGGCTCGCAAGACGCCAAGCTCTATTGCCTCGACGCGACGAGCGGCGAGCCGGTGTGGCAACACGCGATCGGGGACCAAATTCGCTGCTCGCCCACGGTGATCGAAGACCGCTGCTTTTTGGCCGGGTGCGACGGTAAGCTTCACGTGATCAACTTAAACGACGGTAAGGAAGTGGGTGCCGTCGCGATCGGCGCGCCCACGGGCAGCACGCCGGCGGCCGCAGGAGATTTCATCTACTTTGGCACCGAGGGGGCGGCGTTTTTTTGCGTCAATTGGCGAAAGCCTGCTGAAGTTTGGCAGTGGCGCGACGAAGCCCGAAATCTGCCAATTCGATCGAGCGCGGCGCTCACCGATCGAGCGGTCATATTCGGCAGCCAAGACAAGAATGTGCATGCCCTCAGTCTCCAGAATGGTCAGCGTTTGTGGAATTTTCCCACCAAAGGGCGCGTCGATGGCTCACCGG
Protein-coding sequences here:
- a CDS encoding PQQ-binding-like beta-propeller repeat protein encodes the protein MLLFTRLLRVRLALCCSLLLAAGCDGAITSAKSEAATVGDGADSAANNWPVFRGNPQSTGVANSSLPPSGKLELLWKYEIENGAFEATPVIVDGVVWLGDLDGTLYAIGLQSGESRWKFVNPADKVGYNSAAAVRDGRVYLGDIEGNFYCLDATHGKKLWAFKAELEINSAPNFYRGKVLFGSQDAKLYCLDATSGEPVWQHAIGDQIRCSPTVIEDRCFLAGCDGKLHVINLNDGKEVGAVAIGAPTGSTPAAAGDFIYFGTEGAAFFCVNWRKPAEVWQWRDEARNLPIRSSAALTDRAVIFGSQDKNVHALSLQNGQRLWNFPTKGRVDGSPVVVGDRVFIGSVDGRIYGLDLNNGKKVWEYEAGGKLMASPAVANGRLVIASDRGVVYCFGAKKEERVNR